The following proteins come from a genomic window of Coffea arabica cultivar ET-39 chromosome 11c, Coffea Arabica ET-39 HiFi, whole genome shotgun sequence:
- the LOC113715925 gene encoding uncharacterized protein, with translation MAAFRDALNEANLYDLGFKGSSYTWARGRNPNHRICERLDRAVASPEWCSLFPAATVSHLSSSWSDHAPIRIAIKCSSKPSNDKRRRRQSYKIEQIWISDEECEKILSENWHGVGVGDPVTSLASCSQKALYALNSWGRRKFGNLKAKIRKLSDKLQAIQFHSCSQIADDIHIRKELDSLLE, from the coding sequence ATGGCAGCCTTTCGGGATGCACTCAATGAGGCCAACTTGTATGATTTGGGCTTCAAAGGCTCCAGTTATACATGGGCAAGAGGTAGGAATCCTAATCATCGTATTTGTGAACGGTTGGATAGGGCTGTGGCTTCACCTGAATGGTGCTCCCTCTTTCCAGCGGCTACTGTTAGTCATCTCTCTTCTTCTTGGTCGGACCATGCTCCAATTCGCATAGCTATTAAGTGTAGTTCAAAACCTTCCAATGATAAGAGGCGGAGGAGGCAGTCCTACAAAATTGAGCAGATATGGATAAGTGACGAGGAATGCGAGAAAATATTATCTGAAAATTGGCATGGGGTTGGGGTAGGGGATCCAGTTACTTCATTGGCCTCATGCTCACAAAAGGCTTTATATGCTTTAAACTCGTGGGGAAGAAGgaagtttggaaatttgaaGGCAAAAATTAGGAAGCTGTCGGACAAGCTTCAAGCCATTCAATTTCACTCCTGTAGTCAGATAGCAGACGATATCCATATTCGGAAAGAGCTTGACTCACTTTTGGAGTAG